The following are encoded in a window of Platichthys flesus chromosome 11, fPlaFle2.1, whole genome shotgun sequence genomic DNA:
- the irx2a gene encoding iroquois-class homeodomain protein IRX-2a, with product MSYPQGYLYQPPGSLALYSCPAYGASALAAPRSEDLARSSSGSAFSPYPGSAAFSASAGAGFSSPLSYATDPTTGFPSYMSSPYDAHATGMAGALGYHPYGSPGYPYQLNDPAYRKNATRDATATLKAWLQEHRKNPYPTKGEKIMLAIITKMTLTQVSTWFANARRRLKKENKMTWAPRNKSEDEDEEDGDGERKEVERSEKTLDNSEASAEDEGISLHVDTLTDHSCPSESDGEKVSCRVAELSSDQAGDKCDDDGEEQNHDPRAQLSPRAVTSPPLTGVEAPLLGHHHHHHHPHPHQLHHHLQHLHHLHSQREDLARSLVNSSGLSAGKSSPCLESRAPSGAPQIPAAKPKLWSLAEIATSDHKQQPPQQQPPGQHAGQPTCPSSSGGGGLLTPPTSSTSSPAAGSPSLYPAPSILGRPIYYTSPFYSNYTNYGNFSPLQGQGILRYTNSSGVSLAAAAAAAAAAAAAAANEGLSSSHQGLEASTNPKHRPDSPLVKHNTNHIVVVEQQQQQQQQQLFRAAHLEAKKAT from the exons ATGTCCTATCCTCAGGGTTACCTCTACCAGCCCCCGGGCTCCCTGGCTCTTTATTCGTGTCCGGCGTACGGGGCCTCGGCTCTGGCTGCCCCGCGGAGCGAGGACCTGGCGCGGTCGTCCTCCGGCTCAGCCTTCAGCCCGTACCCTGGATCGGCTGCCTTCTCCGCGTCGGCCGGCGCCGGCTTCTCCAGTCCGCTGTCATACGCCACGGATCCGACGACGGGATTCCCATCCTACatg AGCTCTCCATATGACGCACACGCGACGGGCATGGCGGGGGCGCTGGGTTACCACCCGTACGGGAGCCCCGGGTACCCGTACCAGCTCAACGACCCGGCTTACCGCAAGAACGCCACCAGGGACGCCACGGCCACCCTGAAGGCCTGGCTGCAGGAGCACAGGAAGAACCCGTACCCGACCAAAGGGGAAAAGATCATGCTGGCCATTATCACCAAGATGACCCTGACGCAGGTCTCCACGTGGTTCGCCAACGCCCGGCGGAGGCTCAAGAAGGAGAACAAGATGACCTGGGCGCCCAGGAACAAGagcgaggacgaggacgaggaggacggggacggggagaggaaggaggtggagCGCTCCGAGAAGACCCTGGACAACAGCGAGGCGTCGGCGGAGGATGAAG GGATCAGTTTGCACGTCGACACCCTGACGGACCACTCCTGCCCCTCGGAGTCCGACGGGGAGAAGGTCAGCTGCCGCGTGGCCGAGCTGAGCTCCGACCAAGCCGGCGACAAGTGCGACGACGACGGCGAGGAGCAGAACCACGACCCGCGGGCTCAGCTCTCGCCCAGGGCCGTCACGTCGCCTCCGCTCACGGGAGTGGAGGCGCCGCTTCTcggtcaccaccaccaccaccaccacccccacccacaccagctccaccaccacctgcaacacctccaccacctccacagccAGCGGGAGGATCTGGCCCGGAGCCTCGTGAACAGCAGCGGCCTCAGCGCCGGCAAATCGTCCCCGTGCCTGGAGAGTCGGGCTCCGTCGGGGGCGCCTCAGATCCCCGCAGCCAAGCCCAAGCTGTGGTCGCTGGCGGAGATCGCTACCTCGGACCATAAGCAGCAACctccgcagcagcagccaccgGGGCAGCATGCAGGGCAACCGAcctgcccctcctcctccggcgGCGGGGGGCTCCTCACTCCCCCCACGTCCTCCACCAGCTCCCCGGCTGCCGGCTCCCCCTCCCTCTACCCGGCCCCCTCCATCCTTGGAAGACCTATTTATTACACTTCTCCCTTTTATAGCAATTACACAAACTATGGCAACTTCAGCCCCCTGCAGGGCCAAGGGATCCTGCGCTACACTAATTCGTCTGGAGTGAGTCTGGCCgcagccgccgccgctgccgccgccgccgccgccgctgctgcgaACGAGGGCCTGAGCTCCTCGCACCAGGGGCTGGAGGCGAGCACGAACCCCAAGCACAGGCCAGACTCCCCCCTCGTTAAACATAACACAAACCACATTGTTGTtgtcgagcagcagcagcagcagcagcaacaacagctttTCAGAGCCGCACATTTAGAGGCAAAGAAAGCTACGTAG